The Klebsiella sp. RHBSTW-00484 genome includes a window with the following:
- the hsp20 gene encoding small heat shock protein sHSP20 codes for MDIDFKKLAPWNWFKNEQQEQQTASSLPVQRNDLPAASGPVSPILQLHREIDRLFDDAFRGFGFPALNMPQWPSDWSGMLKPALDIQETDKQYKIALEVPGVEEKDIQITLDNDVLMVRGEKRQEQEKKEGGFHRVERSYGSFQRALNLPDDANQDSIKASFKNGVLTVTIDKREVSAPKQGRSIPING; via the coding sequence ATGGACATCGATTTCAAGAAGTTGGCTCCCTGGAACTGGTTCAAGAACGAGCAGCAAGAGCAGCAGACCGCCTCCTCCCTGCCGGTGCAGCGCAATGACCTGCCAGCGGCGAGCGGGCCAGTCAGCCCGATCCTGCAACTGCATCGGGAAATCGACCGGCTGTTCGATGACGCATTCCGGGGCTTCGGTTTTCCGGCGTTGAACATGCCGCAGTGGCCATCCGATTGGTCGGGCATGCTGAAGCCGGCCCTGGACATCCAGGAAACCGACAAGCAGTACAAGATTGCCCTGGAAGTGCCCGGTGTCGAGGAGAAGGACATCCAGATCACCCTCGACAACGACGTGCTGATGGTGCGTGGCGAGAAGCGCCAGGAACAGGAGAAGAAGGAAGGTGGCTTCCACCGTGTGGAGCGCTCCTACGGCAGCTTTCAGCGTGCCTTGAACCTGCCTGACGACGCCAACCAGGATTCGATCAAGGCATCGTTCAAGAACGGGGTGCTCACGGTCACGATCGACAAGCGCGAGGTCAGCGCGCCGAAGCAGGGACGCTCGATCCCGATCAACGGCTGA
- a CDS encoding helix-turn-helix domain-containing protein, with translation MKAHLQVIFTLDELAAYLKVGKRTLYRLAAHGEIPAFKVGGTWRLRQSEIDQCINDQTRAGAKKEVMRKREQQKSSEQPVSPGRTARRSRQRA, from the coding sequence ATGAAAGCGCACCTACAGGTGATTTTCACGCTCGATGAATTGGCTGCGTACTTGAAAGTCGGCAAGCGGACGCTTTATCGGCTCGCCGCACACGGGGAAATTCCGGCTTTCAAGGTGGGCGGGACGTGGCGGCTTCGTCAAAGTGAAATCGATCAGTGCATCAATGATCAGACCCGAGCCGGAGCAAAGAAGGAGGTGATGCGCAAGCGTGAACAGCAGAAGTCATCCGAGCAGCCCGTGTCGCCTGGGCGCACTGCCCGTCGCAGCAGGCAAAGGGCTTGA
- the ltrA gene encoding group II intron reverse transcriptase/maturase, whose amino-acid sequence MQRKLATWAATDPSRRIERLLRLITQPEWLAEAARITLSSKGAHTPGVDGVNKTMLQARLAVELQILRDELLSGHYQPLPARRVYIPKSNGKLRPLGIPALRDRIVQRAMLMAMEPIWESDFHTLSYGFRPERSVHHAIRTVKLQLTDCGETRGRWVIEGDLSSYFDTVHHRLLMKAVHRRINDARFMTLLWKTIRAGHIDVGLFRAASEGVPQGGVISPLLSNIMLNEFDQYLHERYLSGKARKDRWYWNNSIQRGRSTAVRENWQWKPAVAYCRYADDFVLIVKGTKAQAEAIREECRGVLEGILKLRLNMDKTKITHVNDGFIFLGHRIIRKRSRYGDMRVVSTIPQEKARNFAASLTALLSGNYSESKVDMAEQLNRKLKGWAAFYQFVDFKAKVFSYIDRVVFWKLAHWLARKYRTGIASLMRGWCKSPKPGQSKTWVLFGKTNHGKLNGEVLYRLVGQGKKRFRWRLPEGNPYLRTETGNTYTSRYTEVAMAFASV is encoded by the coding sequence ATGCAACGCAAGCTTGCCACATGGGCAGCCACCGACCCGTCCCGACGGATTGAACGGCTGCTGCGTCTGATAACACAACCAGAATGGCTGGCTGAAGCCGCGCGGATCACGCTTTCATCAAAGGGGGCGCATACCCCCGGTGTTGATGGCGTGAACAAAACAATGCTACAGGCCAGACTGGCTGTTGAGCTGCAAATCCTCAGGGATGAATTACTCTCAGGTCACTACCAGCCCTTGCCCGCCAGACGGGTTTACATCCCTAAAAGCAACGGCAAACTGCGACCACTGGGTATCCCCGCGTTGCGGGATCGTATTGTTCAGCGGGCCATGCTGATGGCGATGGAGCCGATATGGGAAAGTGATTTTCATACACTCTCGTATGGCTTCCGGCCTGAACGCAGTGTCCACCACGCGATCCGCACGGTGAAATTACAGCTCACCGACTGCGGTGAAACACGGGGACGCTGGGTGATTGAAGGCGACCTGTCCAGTTACTTCGACACCGTACATCATCGACTGCTGATGAAGGCCGTGCACCGCAGGATCAACGACGCACGTTTCATGACTCTGCTGTGGAAAACCATCAGGGCGGGACATATCGATGTCGGTCTCTTTCGGGCGGCCAGTGAAGGCGTGCCGCAAGGTGGCGTAATATCGCCGCTGCTGTCGAATATCATGTTGAATGAGTTCGATCAATACCTGCATGAGCGCTACCTGAGCGGGAAAGCCAGAAAAGATCGGTGGTACTGGAATAACAGTATCCAGCGGGGCCGAAGTACGGCGGTCAGAGAAAACTGGCAGTGGAAACCCGCGGTGGCGTACTGCCGCTATGCCGATGATTTTGTCCTCATCGTCAAAGGCACCAAAGCACAGGCGGAAGCCATCAGGGAGGAGTGTCGGGGTGTGCTCGAAGGCATTCTGAAACTCAGGCTGAACATGGATAAGACTAAAATCACCCATGTTAATGACGGCTTTATCTTTCTGGGGCACAGGATCATTCGCAAACGCAGTCGTTATGGCGATATGCGAGTGGTCTCGACGATCCCGCAGGAGAAAGCCAGAAACTTCGCCGCATCGCTGACAGCACTGTTATCAGGCAACTACAGTGAAAGCAAAGTCGATATGGCTGAACAACTCAACCGAAAACTGAAAGGCTGGGCCGCGTTCTACCAGTTCGTTGATTTTAAGGCCAAAGTCTTCAGTTATATCGACCGTGTCGTGTTCTGGAAGCTGGCTCACTGGCTGGCCCGAAAATACCGTACAGGTATCGCCTCCCTGATGAGGGGGTGGTGTAAATCACCGAAACCGGGTCAGAGCAAAACGTGGGTTTTATTTGGTAAAACCAACCACGGGAAGCTCAACGGTGAAGTACTTTATCGGTTGGTGGGGCAAGGCAAGAAGCGGTTCCGCTGGCGTCTACCCGAAGGTAATCCCTATCTGAGGACGGAAACCGGAAACACGTATACATCGCGCTACACTGAAGTGGCAATGGCGTTCGCCAGCGTTTAA
- a CDS encoding transposase, whose product MRPQRRTYSKSFKAQVIQECSEPGASIANIALGYSLNANLDHKWIRLPTHKTTAIQPAFIPLPSQMLGVGSHAQARCCDHEFDPVGP is encoded by the coding sequence ATGCGCCCTCAGCGCCGTACCTACAGCAAATCTTTCAAGGCTCAGGTCATTCAGGAGTGTTCTGAACCCGGTGCCTCCATCGCAAACATCGCCTTGGGCTACAGCCTCAATGCCAACCTCGACCACAAATGGATTCGGCTGCCTACCCACAAAACCACGGCTATCCAGCCAGCGTTCATCCCGTTGCCTTCTCAAATGCTCGGCGTGGGTTCGCATGCTCAAGCGCGCTGCTGCGATCATGAGTTTGATCCAGTCGGCCCGTAA